One genomic segment of Oncorhynchus kisutch isolate 150728-3 linkage group LG15, Okis_V2, whole genome shotgun sequence includes these proteins:
- the rhbdd1 gene encoding rhomboid-related protein 4 isoform X1 encodes MRYRQRGGGQLGLILLASQVFHVGVENIPPVTLAVLGLNVYLFLVPSLPLLQACISVQQTYWRGDWRRLVLAPLHHLDDWHLYFNMASFLWKGVKLEPRLGSSFYAWLLTVFSLLTGVIYLLLEMVLSEITQDPSYSLECAAGFSGVLFALKVLSNHYHPGGVSYVMGVPVANRYASWVELVLIHVTSPGTSFVGHLAGILVGLLYTAGPLKIIMRTIAGFVMNGYHARQNPYYNFSGYSGSSRGPRAHPQNVHPYTGGLSEDEQYEAAIRASLNGRGGSTQRRPTSHGFNIPGELTAEEIRRRRLQRIDHFD; translated from the exons ATGCGTTACCGACAGAGGGGGGGAGGTCAGCTGGGTCTGATCCTCCTGGCCTCCCAGGTCTTCCATGTGGGGGTGGAGAACATTCCCCCTGTGACGCTGGCTGTATTGGGCCTTAACGTCTACCTCTTTCTGGTACCCAGCTTACCCCTCCTCCAGGCCTGCATCAGCGTCCAACAAACCTACTGGCGTGGTGACTGGCGCCGCCTCGTGCTGGCGCCGCTGCACCACCTAGACGACTGGCACCTGTACTTCAACATGGCATCCTTCCTGTGGAAGGGCGTCAAGTTGGAGCCCCGGCTTGGCAGCAGCTTCTACGCCTGGCTTCTGACTGTTTTCTCCCTGCTGACGGGCGTGATTTATCTGCTGCTGGAGATGGTGCTCTCGGAGATCACCCAGGACCCCTCTTACAGCTTAGAGTGTGCAGCCGGCTTCTCAG GAGTGCTTTTCGCTCTGAAAGTGCTGAGTAACCACTACCACCCGGGAGGTGTCTCCTACGTGATGGGCGTCCCAGTGGCCAATCGCTACGCCAGCTGGGTTGAGCTGGTGCTGATTCATGTAACGTCACCGGG GACCTCCTTTGTGGGACACCTGGCAGGCATCCTGGTGGGGCTTCTCTACACCGCTGGTCCTTTGAAGATCATCATGAGAACAATTGCAG GATTTGTGATGAATGGATACCATGCCAGACAAAATCCATATTATAACTTTTCAG gatacagtggCAGTAGTAGAGGACCCCGTGCGCACCCCCAGAATGTTCACCCTTACACTGGAGGTCTATCAGAGGATGAGCAGTACGAGGCAGCCATCAGAGCCAGTCTCAATGGCAGAG GGGGCTCCACTCAGAGAAGACCAACCTCGCATGGTTTCAACATTCCAGGAGAACTGACAGCAGAGGAGATCAGGAGGCGGCGGCTCCAGAGGATTGACCACTTTGACTGA
- the rhbdd1 gene encoding rhomboid-related protein 4 isoform X2, with protein MRYRQRGGGQLGLILLASQVFHVGVENIPPVTLAVLGLNVYLFLVPSLPLLQACISVQQTYWRGDWRRLVLAPLHHLDDWHLYFNMASFLWKGVKLEPRLGSSFYAWLLTVFSLLTGVIYLLLEMVLSEITQDPSYSLECAAGFSGVLFALKVLSNHYHPGGVSYVMGVPVANRYASWVELVLIHVTSPGTSFVGHLAGILVGLLYTAGPLKIIMRTIAGFVMNGYHARQNPYYNFSGGSTQRRPTSHGFNIPGELTAEEIRRRRLQRIDHFD; from the exons ATGCGTTACCGACAGAGGGGGGGAGGTCAGCTGGGTCTGATCCTCCTGGCCTCCCAGGTCTTCCATGTGGGGGTGGAGAACATTCCCCCTGTGACGCTGGCTGTATTGGGCCTTAACGTCTACCTCTTTCTGGTACCCAGCTTACCCCTCCTCCAGGCCTGCATCAGCGTCCAACAAACCTACTGGCGTGGTGACTGGCGCCGCCTCGTGCTGGCGCCGCTGCACCACCTAGACGACTGGCACCTGTACTTCAACATGGCATCCTTCCTGTGGAAGGGCGTCAAGTTGGAGCCCCGGCTTGGCAGCAGCTTCTACGCCTGGCTTCTGACTGTTTTCTCCCTGCTGACGGGCGTGATTTATCTGCTGCTGGAGATGGTGCTCTCGGAGATCACCCAGGACCCCTCTTACAGCTTAGAGTGTGCAGCCGGCTTCTCAG GAGTGCTTTTCGCTCTGAAAGTGCTGAGTAACCACTACCACCCGGGAGGTGTCTCCTACGTGATGGGCGTCCCAGTGGCCAATCGCTACGCCAGCTGGGTTGAGCTGGTGCTGATTCATGTAACGTCACCGGG GACCTCCTTTGTGGGACACCTGGCAGGCATCCTGGTGGGGCTTCTCTACACCGCTGGTCCTTTGAAGATCATCATGAGAACAATTGCAG GATTTGTGATGAATGGATACCATGCCAGACAAAATCCATATTATAACTTTTCAG GGGGCTCCACTCAGAGAAGACCAACCTCGCATGGTTTCAACATTCCAGGAGAACTGACAGCAGAGGAGATCAGGAGGCGGCGGCTCCAGAGGATTGACCACTTTGACTGA